Proteins found in one Mucilaginibacter gracilis genomic segment:
- the corA gene encoding magnesium/cobalt transporter CorA translates to MAKKINKLKIRTSKKYGNIGDSPGMIHIDADAKKPLLTLYSYNSEEVQECDGRDFETILKQLDHCHTHTHWLQVNGLGEQRLIEQVGEHFNINRLVLEDIVNTHQRPKFDDYDTYFFATSRIITYNDDELSNCQISFIVKDNLIISFQEDYTDNFAMIVKRLISGKGLIRTAGPAYLCYAMMDTIFDMYFSLLSNLGDRLDDVEDRLYDNPDRSIMYDSQKIKRTMIMLRRAIWPERDKVNEMIRDDISLISADVKVFLRDAYDHCIQIIDMIESYQEITSSIIDVYLSIISNRMNEIMKVLTLISVIFMPITFIVGVFGMNFARQDPLTNKALPDNMPELYSPHGYTYCLVAMFVITIGQVLFFWKKGWFSRF, encoded by the coding sequence ATGGCAAAAAAAATAAACAAACTCAAGATACGAACTTCTAAGAAGTATGGCAATATTGGCGACAGCCCCGGTATGATTCATATTGATGCCGATGCTAAGAAGCCTTTGCTCACGCTATACTCGTACAATAGCGAAGAAGTGCAGGAGTGCGACGGACGCGACTTTGAAACCATTTTAAAACAGCTTGACCATTGCCACACGCATACCCATTGGCTACAGGTAAACGGCCTGGGCGAACAGCGCCTGATAGAACAGGTGGGCGAACATTTTAATATTAACCGCCTTGTACTTGAGGATATTGTAAACACGCACCAACGCCCCAAGTTTGACGATTATGATACTTACTTTTTTGCTACCAGCCGCATAATTACTTACAACGACGATGAATTGAGCAATTGCCAAATATCATTCATTGTAAAAGACAACCTCATTATAAGCTTTCAGGAAGATTATACCGATAATTTTGCGATGATTGTAAAGCGGCTGATTAGCGGCAAAGGGCTTATACGCACTGCAGGCCCGGCTTACTTGTGCTATGCCATGATGGATACCATTTTTGACATGTATTTTAGCCTGCTCAGTAATTTAGGCGATAGGCTTGACGATGTTGAGGACCGGCTGTATGATAATCCGGACCGATCAATCATGTACGATTCGCAAAAAATTAAGCGTACCATGATTATGCTGCGCCGAGCCATTTGGCCAGAGCGCGACAAGGTTAATGAAATGATACGCGACGATATATCGCTGATAAGCGCCGACGTTAAAGTTTTTTTACGCGATGCCTACGACCATTGTATCCAGATTATTGATATGATTGAAAGTTACCAGGAAATTACATCGAGCATTATTGATGTGTATTTATCCATTATCAGTAACCGGATGAACGAGATTATGAAGGTGCTAACACTTATTTCGGTAATATTTATGCCCATAACCTTTATAGTAGGTGTATTTGGGATGAATTTTGCCCGGCAAGACCCGCTTACCAACAAAGCACTGCCCGATAATATGCCCGAGCTTTACAGTCCGCATGGTTATACCTATTGCCTGGTAGCCATGTTTGTTATTACTATAGGCCAGGTACTATTTTTTTGGAAAAAAGGCTGGTTCAGTCGCTTTTAA
- a CDS encoding BLUF domain-containing protein, which translates to MNYLTYISTSVKLFSDSDLKEMLEQSLINNTQAGITGLLLYNKGTFFQVLEGEAEQIKATFEKIKADPCHHNIIKMKEGKLAKRNFSDWRMGFTTPTAYNLTNAAGFVNTAKGDFIYQYQAKHPAIDLLKSFVMANNFAY; encoded by the coding sequence ATGAATTACTTAACTTACATTAGCACTTCGGTTAAACTATTTTCGGACAGTGATTTGAAAGAGATGCTGGAGCAGAGCCTGATTAATAACACGCAAGCCGGTATAACGGGCCTTTTATTGTACAATAAAGGCACCTTTTTCCAGGTGCTTGAAGGTGAGGCCGAGCAAATAAAAGCGACATTTGAAAAAATAAAAGCCGACCCGTGCCACCACAACATTATAAAAATGAAGGAAGGTAAATTAGCCAAAAGAAATTTTAGCGACTGGCGCATGGGTTTTACAACACCCACGGCTTACAACTTAACTAACGCGGCTGGATTTGTAAACACTGCCAAAGGCGACTTTATTTATCAATATCAAGCTAAACACCCGGCAATTGATTTGCTAAAATCATTTGTGATGGCTAACAATTTTGCCTACTGA
- a CDS encoding enoyl-CoA hydratase/isomerase family protein, with the protein MDTANNQGYVNAITLENGITTISFFHPAQNSLPGNLLLQLAQSIQNAGKNPLTKVIILKSDGNHAFCAGASFNELLQITNKQQGLDFFAGFANVINACRTSTKIIIGRVHGNAVGGGVGIAAATDHCLATSNAAIKLTELTIGIGPFVIEPAVKRKIGLSAFTHITLNAADFYSAQWAKEKGLFAQLFDNEEQMDNAINLLTQNIITWSPDAVSAFKKMLWEGTENWETLLTERAAISGELILSAFAQNAISKFKAHK; encoded by the coding sequence ATGGATACAGCAAATAACCAGGGCTATGTGAATGCCATAACGCTCGAAAACGGGATAACTACTATTTCGTTTTTTCATCCGGCGCAAAACTCGCTGCCTGGTAATTTATTACTGCAATTGGCACAAAGCATTCAAAATGCAGGTAAAAACCCCTTAACTAAAGTTATTATATTAAAAAGCGACGGCAACCACGCCTTTTGTGCCGGAGCAAGCTTTAACGAGCTTTTGCAGATTACCAATAAACAGCAAGGGCTTGATTTTTTTGCTGGCTTTGCTAACGTAATTAATGCGTGCCGCACATCAACTAAAATAATTATTGGCCGCGTGCATGGTAACGCAGTAGGTGGCGGAGTAGGTATTGCAGCCGCTACCGACCATTGCCTGGCAACCAGCAACGCAGCAATTAAATTAACCGAATTAACCATTGGCATTGGCCCCTTTGTTATTGAACCCGCTGTAAAGCGCAAAATTGGTTTGAGCGCATTTACGCACATCACGCTAAACGCCGCCGATTTTTATAGTGCGCAATGGGCTAAAGAAAAAGGTTTGTTTGCGCAACTGTTTGATAACGAAGAGCAAATGGATAACGCCATTAATTTGCTAACTCAAAACATCATAACATGGAGCCCCGATGCTGTTTCGGCATTTAAAAAAATGCTGTGGGAGGGCACAGAAAATTGGGAAACCTTACTTACAGAACGCGCGGCTATTAGCGGCGAACTTATACTTTCGGCATTTGCTCAAAATGCTATCAGCAAATTTAAAGCTCACAAATAG
- a CDS encoding LutC/YkgG family protein: MNQEIQNPANQKLPLQGAGGAREKILAAVLQNQPALQNLPDITFVKGDVEGAQERYITTLTTIGGKVFKVNSFDEIKALIPTHFDASKRVVSTLPQLSDIAELNQGEPIDPHSLEDIELSIIRAHFGIAENGSVWVTEDLMGQRVLPFICQHLAVVIDAENIVPTMHEAYQRIGLIKYGFGTFIAGPSKTADIEQSLVLGAHGPRSMTVFLLG; the protein is encoded by the coding sequence ATGAACCAAGAAATTCAAAACCCTGCCAATCAAAAGCTCCCCCTTCAGGGGGCTGGGGGGGCTCGCGAAAAAATATTAGCAGCGGTGCTGCAAAACCAGCCTGCTTTGCAGAATTTGCCCGATATTACCTTTGTGAAGGGAGATGTTGAAGGCGCGCAGGAGCGGTATATCACTACGCTTACCACCATTGGCGGCAAGGTTTTTAAGGTAAATAGCTTTGACGAGATTAAGGCTTTGATACCTACACATTTTGATGCCAGTAAACGCGTAGTAAGTACCCTACCCCAATTGAGCGATATTGCCGAACTGAACCAGGGCGAGCCGATAGACCCGCATAGTTTGGAGGATATTGAGTTGAGCATTATCAGGGCTCATTTTGGTATTGCAGAAAATGGCTCCGTTTGGGTTACCGAAGATTTGATGGGCCAACGGGTGCTGCCCTTTATTTGTCAGCATTTGGCGGTTGTTATTGATGCCGAAAACATTGTACCTACTATGCACGAGGCTTACCAGCGTATAGGTTTAATTAAATATGGTTTCGGCACCTTTATTGCTGGTCCTTCTAAAACAGCAGATATTGAGCAATCGTTAGTGTTGGGTGCGCATGGCCCCCGCAGCATGACGGTGTTTTTACTAGGATAA
- a CDS encoding lactate utilization protein B, which yields MSQNITTHTDKKLPLQGAGGADHAALADIFNKDEDRVNWHDETLWWIRAKRDLSVHKIPEWEALRDTASAIKNNVLSNLNSYLQQFEANAQANGIVIHWAADGAEHNAIVHSLIKKHNVTRMVKSKSMLTEELHLNEYLAENGIDVIDSDLGERIVQLAKEPPSHIVLPCIHKKKEEIGELFHQFLGTPAGNADPQFLTETARHHLRETFLSRKVALTGVNFAIAETGEFVVCTNEGNADMGAHLSDIHIASMGIEKIIPERKHLGVFLRLLTRSATGQPITTYSSHFSKPRDGQEMHIIIVDNGRTVQLGREDFRNSLKCIRCGACMNTCPVYRRSGGHSYHNAISGPIGAILAPNLDMEKYADLPFASTLCGSCSNVCPVKIDIHDQLYKWRQVIVQNGYAPTAKKLSMQAMATTLASPFAYHMAGKAGRLVMKYAPFALNNKLNPWYKQRDMPKPPDESFGEWYKKNRKAP from the coding sequence ATGAGCCAAAATATAACTACCCATACCGATAAAAAGCTCCCCCTTCAGGGGGCGGGGGGGGCTGACCATGCGGCCTTAGCTGATATTTTTAATAAGGACGAAGACCGCGTTAACTGGCACGACGAAACTTTGTGGTGGATAAGGGCGAAGCGCGATCTGTCGGTTCATAAAATTCCGGAATGGGAGGCTTTGCGCGATACGGCATCGGCAATAAAAAACAATGTATTATCAAACCTCAACAGCTATTTACAGCAGTTTGAGGCCAATGCGCAAGCTAATGGCATTGTTATACACTGGGCCGCTGATGGGGCAGAACATAACGCCATAGTGCATTCGCTTATTAAAAAGCACAATGTTACGCGCATGGTTAAAAGTAAATCCATGCTTACGGAGGAGTTACATCTTAACGAATACCTTGCCGAAAACGGTATTGATGTGATAGACTCGGACCTGGGCGAACGTATTGTGCAATTAGCTAAGGAACCGCCCAGCCACATTGTTTTACCTTGCATCCACAAAAAGAAAGAGGAAATTGGCGAACTTTTCCACCAGTTTTTAGGCACACCGGCAGGTAACGCCGATCCGCAATTTTTAACCGAAACTGCGCGCCATCATCTGCGCGAAACATTTTTATCCCGTAAGGTTGCCTTAACCGGCGTAAACTTTGCCATTGCCGAAACCGGCGAATTTGTGGTTTGCACCAACGAGGGCAATGCTGATATGGGCGCACACCTGAGTGATATACACATTGCCAGCATGGGGATAGAAAAAATTATCCCCGAGAGGAAGCATTTGGGCGTATTTTTGCGCTTATTAACACGCAGCGCAACCGGGCAACCCATAACAACCTATTCCAGCCATTTTAGTAAACCACGGGACGGGCAGGAAATGCATATTATTATTGTTGACAACGGCCGCACGGTACAGTTAGGCCGGGAAGATTTTCGTAATTCGTTAAAATGTATTCGTTGTGGTGCTTGTATGAATACCTGCCCGGTTTACAGGCGCAGTGGTGGGCATAGCTATCACAATGCCATATCGGGCCCTATAGGTGCTATATTGGCGCCAAACCTGGATATGGAAAAGTATGCCGACCTACCCTTTGCATCAACACTTTGCGGATCGTGCTCAAACGTGTGCCCGGTAAAAATTGACATTCACGACCAATTGTACAAATGGCGACAGGTGATAGTGCAAAACGGTTACGCGCCAACTGCAAAAAAACTGAGTATGCAGGCTATGGCAACAACACTGGCTTCGCCTTTTGCGTACCACATGGCCGGTAAAGCGGGCCGCCTGGTAATGAAGTATGCGCCTTTTGCTTTAAACAACAAACTTAACCCCTGGTACAAACAACGCGATATGCCTAAACCTCCCGATGAATCGTTTGGCGAATGGTATAAGAAGAACAGGAAAGCCCCCTAA
- a CDS encoding (Fe-S)-binding protein: MTVGLFIPCYVDQFYPGAAIATLQLLEKLGVNVVYPANQTCCGQPMANSGFEHLTGGCNELFIKNFAEFDYIVAPSGSCVLHIKHHIHDEKQPEKAASVSHKIYELTSFLTDVLKVTSLPAKFPHKVGMHQSCHGQRGLHLSQMTELVAPYYSKPGSLLNMVEGIELIELNRADECCGFGGTFCVAEEAVSVKMGKDRVADHLKHGAEYITGVDMSCLMHMEGILNRQGSKVKILHIAEILNGGPLNP; this comes from the coding sequence ATGACAGTAGGGCTGTTCATTCCTTGTTATGTAGATCAGTTTTATCCTGGTGCAGCTATAGCCACCTTGCAATTGCTTGAAAAATTAGGGGTTAACGTAGTTTATCCGGCAAACCAAACCTGTTGCGGGCAACCAATGGCCAATTCGGGCTTTGAGCATTTAACCGGGGGCTGTAACGAGTTGTTTATCAAAAATTTTGCCGAGTTTGATTATATCGTGGCTCCATCCGGAAGTTGTGTGCTGCACATTAAACATCATATCCATGATGAAAAACAGCCCGAAAAGGCTGCAAGCGTGAGCCATAAAATTTACGAGCTTACTTCGTTTTTAACGGATGTTTTAAAAGTAACTTCGTTACCTGCTAAGTTTCCGCATAAGGTGGGTATGCACCAAAGTTGCCACGGGCAGCGCGGGTTGCACCTATCGCAAATGACGGAGCTTGTTGCACCTTACTACTCCAAACCGGGCAGTTTGCTCAACATGGTTGAAGGCATTGAACTGATAGAACTGAACCGCGCCGACGAATGCTGTGGTTTTGGCGGCACGTTTTGCGTTGCCGAGGAAGCGGTATCGGTTAAAATGGGGAAAGACCGCGTGGCAGACCACTTAAAACATGGTGCCGAATACATTACCGGGGTTGATATGAGTTGCCTTATGCACATGGAAGGCATTTTAAACAGACAGGGCAGCAAAGTGAAGATATTGCACATTGCGGAGATACTGAACGGAGGCCCCCTAAACCCCTGA
- a CDS encoding DUF1624 domain-containing protein yields the protein MTTELAAPKKRIESIDVLRGIVMVIMVLDHTRDFFTNSDFDPTDLSKASTALFLTRFITHYCAALFVFLAGTGAFLSISRGKTKGQAARFLLSRGIWILVLELTLVNWGFAMDHGSWRFSMDYSFFFLQVFWVIGWSMIILAGLIYLPLGAIATIGLVLILGHNAFDKVSPQSFGPTGAVIWEFLHVESFITYSKQRHIFILYPLIPWVGVMAAGFSFGSLFKMEQAKRKKILVTIGASAILLFIIIRSFNIYGDPNTWKDQGVWYRTILSFINAQKYPPSLDYLLITIGPGMLVLAALEGIHNRLTNILLVFGRVPLFYYLMHIYLLQLMAGVVFKVAQYQNIKPNFGLPVVYLVWALAIFILYFPCRWFMKYKMSHKQWWLSYL from the coding sequence ATGACGACTGAGCTTGCCGCGCCTAAAAAGAGAATAGAATCAATAGATGTGCTTCGCGGAATTGTGATGGTTATTATGGTGCTCGACCATACCCGCGATTTTTTCACCAATAGCGATTTTGACCCTACCGACCTGAGCAAGGCATCCACAGCTTTGTTTTTAACCCGCTTTATAACCCATTACTGTGCAGCTCTGTTTGTTTTTTTAGCCGGAACAGGTGCCTTTTTATCTATAAGTCGTGGAAAAACAAAGGGGCAGGCTGCCAGGTTTTTACTATCGCGCGGGATATGGATATTGGTATTAGAGCTAACTTTGGTAAACTGGGGTTTCGCTATGGATCATGGTTCGTGGCGGTTTAGCATGGATTATAGCTTTTTCTTTTTACAGGTTTTTTGGGTGATAGGATGGAGCATGATTATTTTAGCCGGACTAATTTATTTGCCCTTAGGTGCCATTGCAACCATAGGCCTGGTTTTAATTTTGGGGCATAATGCTTTTGATAAAGTAAGCCCCCAAAGTTTTGGCCCAACCGGGGCGGTAATATGGGAGTTTTTACATGTAGAGAGCTTTATTACTTACAGCAAACAAAGGCATATTTTTATATTATACCCGCTAATACCCTGGGTAGGCGTTATGGCAGCCGGTTTTAGCTTTGGCAGCCTATTTAAAATGGAGCAAGCCAAACGCAAAAAAATATTAGTTACTATTGGCGCATCGGCAATTTTGCTGTTCATCATCATCCGCTCCTTTAATATCTACGGCGATCCTAATACCTGGAAAGATCAGGGTGTATGGTATCGTACCATATTATCCTTTATAAACGCCCAAAAATACCCGCCCTCGCTGGATTATTTGCTGATAACCATTGGCCCCGGTATGTTGGTTTTAGCCGCTTTAGAAGGGATACATAACCGTTTAACAAATATATTATTGGTGTTTGGCCGCGTGCCGCTGTTTTATTACCTCATGCACATTTATTTGTTACAGTTAATGGCCGGTGTAGTATTTAAAGTAGCTCAATATCAAAATATTAAGCCAAACTTTGGTTTGCCGGTAGTTTACCTGGTATGGGCGTTGGCAATATTTATTTTATATTTCCCCTGCCGCTGGTTTATGAAATACAAAATGAGCCACAAGCAATGGTGGTTAAGTTATTTATGA
- a CDS encoding acyl-CoA thioesterase: MPEPLHFKPVRFSETTITELMIPSYSNFGGKIHGGILLSLMDKVAYVCAAKHAGNYCVTASIDTVDFLAPIEVGELVSLMASVNYVGKTSLVIGIRVVSENVKTNSVNHTNTSYFTMVAKDENNAPTIVPGLILESQNEVRRFVEAIRRKELRQNYRQEVEQIKAPVNYDKYEHLLLNERCKLAVDI; encoded by the coding sequence ATGCCCGAACCTTTACATTTTAAGCCCGTCCGGTTTTCTGAAACCACCATTACCGAACTGATGATACCCTCCTACTCAAACTTTGGCGGTAAAATACATGGTGGTATTTTGCTTTCGCTGATGGATAAGGTAGCCTACGTTTGCGCCGCGAAACACGCCGGTAATTATTGCGTAACGGCATCTATTGATACTGTTGATTTTTTGGCACCCATAGAGGTTGGCGAACTGGTATCGTTAATGGCATCGGTAAATTATGTGGGGAAAACATCATTGGTGATAGGTATACGTGTAGTATCCGAAAACGTAAAAACAAACTCGGTTAACCACACCAATACCAGTTATTTTACGATGGTTGCCAAAGACGAAAACAACGCGCCAACCATAGTACCCGGCTTAATACTGGAAAGCCAAAATGAGGTTAGGCGTTTTGTTGAAGCCATACGCCGTAAAGAATTGCGCCAAAATTACCGCCAGGAGGTTGAACAAATAAAGGCCCCCGTAAATTACGACAAATACGAGCATCTACTTTTAAACGAGCGTTGCAAGTTAGCTGTTGATATTTAA
- a CDS encoding VOC family protein: MNYKLTGLTPMLETQDMEATIYFYTEVLGFNLRSYNAKWGWASFNFDEVNMMFTIPNEHRNMPKPIMSGSLYFNPDDVDKVWEHVKEHCLICYPIENFDYGMREFGIYDNNGYLLQFGQIVADD; this comes from the coding sequence ATGAATTATAAATTAACCGGCTTAACGCCCATGTTAGAAACCCAGGATATGGAAGCCACTATTTACTTTTATACCGAAGTACTCGGCTTTAACTTGCGCAGCTATAATGCTAAATGGGGATGGGCATCGTTTAATTTTGATGAGGTGAATATGATGTTTACCATACCCAATGAACATCGCAACATGCCAAAGCCCATTATGAGTGGTTCGTTATATTTTAACCCCGATGATGTGGACAAGGTTTGGGAACATGTTAAAGAGCACTGCCTGATTTGCTACCCCATTGAAAACTTTGATTATGGTATGCGCGAATTTGGCATTTACGATAATAATGGCTACTTATTGCAATTTGGGCAAATAGTTGCCGACGATTAG
- a CDS encoding IS1595 family transposase, with product MEATGKTLPFKTINDIAIYFQEQKTCINYLIKLRWPNGVECPFCDHKKVYNIQGAKPHFKCAACRKHFSALKGSIFENSAIPLSKWFMAIYILSTHKKGISSIQVGRDIGVRQKTAWFMMQRIRYAVKMQSFNRDKLGLTGVVEMDESYIGGKQANMHKKKLAKILESGEQQKLTIAGAIERGGEVRAQYIPKTNYEHIIPFLIKNVHQGTKLMTDEHSVYTTAKRLFKHKTIKHMLKEYVRGDVHTNTIENFWSVLKRGIYGTYHFITVKHVQNYLEEFAFRFNNRNITEAQRFDKLVSLSNHRITYKALTDHGQKESKSSKPANP from the coding sequence ATGGAAGCCACAGGCAAAACACTACCATTTAAAACGATTAACGACATAGCAATATATTTTCAGGAGCAAAAGACCTGTATTAACTATCTGATTAAATTACGCTGGCCTAACGGGGTAGAATGCCCATTTTGCGATCACAAAAAAGTATATAACATTCAGGGAGCCAAGCCACATTTTAAATGCGCGGCCTGCCGGAAGCATTTTAGCGCGTTGAAAGGCTCTATATTTGAAAATAGTGCGATACCATTAAGTAAATGGTTTATGGCGATCTACATATTAAGCACGCATAAGAAAGGTATAAGCAGTATACAGGTAGGCCGGGATATTGGAGTAAGGCAAAAAACAGCATGGTTTATGATGCAGCGCATTAGATATGCGGTAAAGATGCAATCATTCAACCGGGATAAATTAGGCCTAACCGGGGTTGTTGAGATGGATGAATCCTACATAGGTGGCAAACAGGCCAATATGCATAAAAAGAAACTGGCAAAGATATTAGAGAGCGGAGAGCAGCAAAAACTAACCATAGCCGGGGCAATAGAACGCGGTGGAGAGGTTAGAGCGCAGTACATCCCAAAAACCAACTATGAGCATATAATACCATTCCTTATAAAAAATGTACATCAGGGCACTAAGCTAATGACCGACGAGCATTCGGTTTACACAACGGCTAAAAGGCTATTCAAGCATAAGACAATCAAGCATATGTTAAAGGAGTATGTAAGGGGTGATGTGCATACGAATACGATTGAAAACTTTTGGTCGGTATTAAAGCGGGGTATTTATGGTACATATCATTTCATCACGGTAAAGCACGTACAGAACTATTTAGAAGAGTTTGCATTTAGGTTTAACAATAGGAATATAACAGAGGCGCAACGTTTTGATAAATTGGTATCTTTGAGCAATCACAGGATAACATATAAAGCGTTAACAGATCATGGCCAAAAAGAAAGCAAAAGCAGTAAGCCCGCCAACCCCTAA